A DNA window from Hevea brasiliensis isolate MT/VB/25A 57/8 chromosome 2, ASM3005281v1, whole genome shotgun sequence contains the following coding sequences:
- the LOC131177914 gene encoding uncharacterized protein LOC131177914 — translation MVLGNKGMVMMMMKNLKLKKEYSEAKKCKLAAIEFVDYANLWWENVKAQRCRDGLDDELYIKLQSLRQGEICVEDYVKEFEMLMLRCDVREPQGQTIAHFLGGLNYEIANTVELQPYVFLQDVIKLAIKVERQKMKGGYKGTITKTFIKPSNTSTPLTSDKGGIKKHDKGESSTKAPVSVSKGKEKEVDPAPPKRSRDIKCFKCLGHGHITLECPNKRVMVMKEAQWELESEDETYEEEENHKAYGDEEVEYADVGEMLVVRRTLSAHATKEEEQRENIFHTRCTILNKVCNVIIDGGNFTNVASTTLVEKLNLPILVHPYPYKLQWLNDDGDVKVKKQVVVPFSIALPNRPAYRSNLEEAKQLHKQVMELLKKGYIRESMSPCSVLALLVPKKDGSMCMCVDSRAINKITVKYRYPIPRHDDMLNELHDAVIFSKVDLKSGYP, via the exons ATGGTTCTAGGCAATAAGGGCATGgtaatgatgatgatgaagaaccTAAAGTTGAAGAAG GAGTACAGTGAAGCAAAGAAGTGCAAACTTGCTGCCATTGAGTTTGTTGATTATGCAAACTTATGGTGGGAGAACGTAAAGGCTCAAAGATGTAGGGATGGGCTTGATGAT GAGTTGTATATCAAACTCCAAAGTTTGCGCCAAGGTGAAATATGTGTGGAAGACTATGTTAAAGAATTTGAGATGCTGATGTTGAGATGTGATGTGAGGGAACCACAAGGACAAACCATTGCCCATTTTCTTGGTGGTTTGAATTATGAAATTGCTAATACTGTTGAATTGCAACCATATGTGTTTTTGCAAGATGTGATCAAACTTGCCATTAAGGTTGAAAGGCAAAAAATGAAAGGTGGATATAAGGGCACTATTACTAAAACATTCATAAAACCTTCTAACACTAGCACCCCACTTACTAGTGATAAAGGTGGCATAAAGAAGCATGACAAAGGGGAGAGCTCTACCAAAGCACCAGTTAGCGTGAGCAAAGGCAAGGAGAAGGAAGTAGATCCAGCCCCTCCCAAAAGAAGTAGAGACATAAAATGCTTCAAGTGCCTTGGCCATGGACACATTACTTTAGAATGTCCCAACAAGAGAGTAATGGTGATGAAGGAAGCCCAATGGGAGCTAGAGAGTGAAGATGAGACTTATGAGGAGGAAGAGAATCATAAAGCATATGGTGATGAAGAAGTAGAGTATGCTGATGTTGGGGAGATGTTAGTGGTCAGAAGAACCTTAAGTGCACATGCAACAAAGGAGGAAGAGCAAAGAGAGAACATCTTCCATACTAGATGCACTATTCTCAACAAGGTGTGTAATGTTATTATTGATGGTGGTAATTTTACTAATGTTGCTTCTACTACCTTAGTTGAGAAACTTAATCTGCCCATCTTAGTGCATCCTTATCCTTATAAATTGCAATGGCTTAATGATGATGGTGATGTTAAGGTGAAAAAGCAAGTAGTTGTTCCTTTCTCCATAG CGTTACCAAACAGACCAGCCTACAGAAGCAATCTCGAAGAGGCTAAGCAGTTGCATAAGCAAGTCATGGAGCTATTGAAAAAGGGCTATATTCGTGAATCCATGAGCCCATGTTCTGTTCTGGCTTTGTTGGTGCCCAAAAAGGATGGTTCCATGTGCATGTGTGTTGATAGTAGGGCCATTAATAAAATCACGGTAAAGTATCGCTATCCCATTCCTAGACATGATGATATGCTTAATGAATTACATGATGCTGTTATCTTTTCAAAAGTTGATTTGAAAAGTGGTTACCCTTAG